CGGGTTCGTCGGTGCCCTCCGGAGCCGACAGCGCGACGTCCGCCACCGAGGCGCTCGCACACTCGACCCGCGAGAGGGTATCGGAGAGGTCGGTCTCGACGAGATCGCCGACGAGTACGACCGAGAGTTCCTCACCGTAGCGTTCCGCGCCGGCCTGGATGACGTTCACACCGGCCTCGCGGAGCGCGGTCACGATGGTCTCGAAGCGTTCGGGCGTCGCCTCCAGATCGACCTCGACCGGGATGTGGCCCCGGGGGGTGAGCGAGCCGCGCTCGTGGAAGATCGAGAGGAGGTTGCCGCCGTTGTCGGCGATGGGTTCGAGCGCGCGGAGGAGTTCGCCAGGCTCGTCGACGAGTTCGAGTCGGACCGTGTAGGCCGAGACCGCCCCGTCGGTGGACTCGCTCACGGCGACCACCGCAGGGTGCGTGCGTCAGTCGGGTTCATACCCCTGCTCGCGGGCCGTCGGGCTTAAACGCTCACTTCTGTGTCTCGTTCGTCGACGCCGCGTCCGCCAGCGCGGCTCAACCCGAAACGTCCCGCTGACAGTCGAATCGCTTAGGGTCGAGCCGTCCCGATTTCGGGTATGTCGATCGCACACCAGGTGGTGGACATCCTCGTCTCGGGGCTCTCGTCGTTTCTGCTCAGCGCGTTCGCGCCGCAGCTCGCGGTGACGATCGGGGTCATCCTCGCCAGCATGTACTACTTCTCGCGGAACCCGTGGGGCAGCCAGAACGGCGAGGAGATCAACGATCAGGTCGACGATCTCTACGAACGGTATCTGCCGTTTTGAGGGGGCGGTGCGGTTGCGACGCGGCGGTGCGGGCCTGGCGGATGAAGGGCGAGCGAACGGAGTGAGCGAGGGCTTCGGCGGTGCTGTCACCGAGCGGTGGCGGCTGCGGGGCTGTGGGTTGTGGAGAGCACCAGCGATCGTACCGCGAACGAGCCGCAGGCGAGTGAGCGGGTGTTTTTAGTCCAGGTTTTTGCGAGTAGCGAGGGACGCGGAGCGTCCCTCGTACCGTGCGAGCGGGCCTGTCCGGACGCGAGAGAGTGGTGGGCGG
This portion of the Halococcus agarilyticus genome encodes:
- a CDS encoding amino acid-binding protein, which codes for MVAVSESTDGAVSAYTVRLELVDEPGELLRALEPIADNGGNLLSIFHERGSLTPRGHIPVEVDLEATPERFETIVTALREAGVNVIQAGAERYGEELSVVLVGDLVETDLSDTLSRVECASASVADVALSAPEGTDEPASARLRLATQAGERDRALDTVRAVADEKDLLLVEPLVGADR